A region from the Beduinella massiliensis genome encodes:
- a CDS encoding histidine kinase: protein MLKRFFLTNLFRLTALMVLPVLILGSALYSVVVRELREDIQIKNAYLLSQTQQVCDLIFQAFDSANVLVSSNYTMARALKRMSLGSDVTAGDLSALASFHNSIESIIGSNPYIYSVYVYLDRSDKFYSSQSRMTGINAGSDSQWLEAVSHAGNGVEKRLMQRTVPAMHDYERDRAVLTVFQRLFSGLSSVTGTAVINIDIEKLRQNIRAMMPYEGQEVFLVVEDEAFCITSTATLPAETVALMQSAEEGKHTVEMDGAAVFVNRIPMRQSGWTFMALTPARALYGVQQRIITVILIVAAVCIVLAIGFSRRIAKENYTNIYDILSAIDKAKVGEQPAKFLRKQQNVYTYIIQNIVQTGIVNQYMAMQVKEKKYQMKILEDAALQYQINPHFQINTLRTIYWKAVEVAGMDAPVSRMVEDMLDFMGYILSDPKAPVLLQDEVRHTKSFCEILSMRHEGEVIFHWDCPQELGDAVCCRLILQPYIENAFYHGLRGAQNKRRIDIKGWQENGDICISISDDGAGMDEEKLREIRASLESEDLPEHNIGLCNPHRRIRLRFGEGYGVTVESRLGAGTRVMLRFPLMRDTANDA, encoded by the coding sequence ATGCTGAAACGCTTTTTTCTTACCAATCTGTTTCGTCTGACGGCGCTGATGGTTCTTCCTGTGCTCATTCTGGGAAGCGCATTGTATTCAGTCGTCGTACGCGAGCTGCGAGAGGACATCCAGATTAAAAACGCGTACCTGCTCAGCCAGACGCAGCAGGTATGTGATCTCATCTTTCAGGCGTTTGATTCCGCGAATGTGCTCGTCTCGTCCAATTACACGATGGCACGCGCGCTCAAACGAATGTCGCTTGGAAGCGACGTAACGGCAGGTGATTTGTCGGCCCTGGCGAGTTTTCACAACTCGATCGAATCGATCATCGGCTCGAACCCATACATTTATTCCGTGTACGTCTACCTGGACAGGAGCGATAAGTTTTATTCTTCCCAAAGCCGCATGACCGGAATTAACGCGGGGAGTGACAGCCAATGGCTGGAGGCTGTAAGCCACGCGGGAAATGGGGTAGAAAAACGCCTCATGCAGCGTACAGTGCCAGCCATGCACGACTATGAAAGAGACCGGGCGGTTTTAACCGTCTTTCAAAGATTATTTTCCGGCCTCTCATCGGTCACAGGAACGGCGGTTATCAACATCGACATCGAAAAGCTCAGGCAAAACATCCGGGCTATGATGCCATATGAAGGACAGGAAGTTTTTCTGGTGGTGGAAGACGAGGCGTTTTGCATTACATCAACGGCGACGCTTCCTGCTGAAACCGTCGCGCTGATGCAATCGGCGGAAGAAGGAAAGCACACGGTCGAGATGGACGGCGCCGCGGTGTTTGTGAACCGGATTCCAATGAGGCAGAGTGGCTGGACTTTTATGGCGCTGACACCCGCCCGCGCCTTATACGGCGTTCAGCAGCGCATTATTACGGTAATCCTGATCGTAGCGGCGGTCTGTATCGTGCTCGCCATCGGATTTTCCAGGCGCATTGCGAAGGAGAACTACACGAACATCTATGACATTCTGTCCGCGATTGACAAAGCGAAGGTAGGCGAACAGCCTGCCAAGTTCCTTCGCAAGCAGCAGAATGTCTATACCTACATCATACAAAATATCGTGCAGACAGGAATTGTGAATCAGTACATGGCCATGCAGGTGAAGGAAAAGAAGTATCAGATGAAGATTTTGGAGGATGCGGCGCTACAATATCAGATCAACCCACACTTTCAGATCAACACGTTGAGAACAATTTATTGGAAGGCGGTAGAGGTTGCAGGCATGGACGCACCTGTGTCGCGCATGGTGGAAGACATGCTGGATTTCATGGGATACATCCTCTCCGACCCCAAAGCGCCTGTCCTCCTCCAAGATGAGGTCAGACATACGAAGAGTTTTTGCGAAATACTGAGCATGCGCCATGAGGGCGAGGTCATTTTCCATTGGGATTGCCCGCAGGAGCTTGGAGACGCGGTATGCTGCCGCCTGATCCTTCAGCCTTATATTGAAAACGCCTTTTACCATGGACTCCGCGGCGCGCAGAACAAAAGGCGGATCGACATAAAGGGATGGCAGGAAAATGGGGATATATGCATATCCATATCCGATGACGGCGCGGGGATGGATGAGGAAAAGCTGCGCGAGATCCGTGCCAGCCTTGAAAGCGAGGATTTGCCGGAGCACAACATCGGCCTGTGTAATCCGCACCGGCGCATACGACTTCGGTTTGGGGAAGGCTATGGAGTGACGGTGGAATCTAGGCTTGGCGCGGGGACGCGCGTCATGCTTCGCTTCCCCCTGATGCGCGATACCGCAAATGATGCATAA
- a CDS encoding response regulator transcription factor, with product MYKVLIVDDERDVRSGYARFFPWESLGFEVAMTAGSGAQAMDTMKRIHIDVMICDIEMPDMNGIELIRAIRAQDLDMAIVVLSGHDLFEYARELLSYQVAGYILKSEKQAVLMELMRSIKERLDARERVEQDIVSRAQQYVSEHFATANLRNAAAYVHVSVPYLSRTFKDRSGMNFNAFLLDVKLRRAEKLLENRDRRIHEIAEELGYADTQSFNRVFKKATGMTPKEYQKNTHRNTLRESEC from the coding sequence ATGTATAAAGTTTTGATTGTTGACGACGAAAGAGATGTGCGGAGCGGATATGCGCGCTTTTTCCCTTGGGAATCGCTGGGGTTTGAGGTGGCGATGACCGCTGGGTCGGGGGCCCAGGCCATGGATACGATGAAAAGAATACATATCGATGTAATGATCTGCGATATTGAGATGCCGGATATGAACGGGATTGAGCTAATCCGGGCAATTCGCGCACAAGATCTGGATATGGCGATCGTCGTGCTGAGCGGTCACGACCTATTTGAATATGCGCGCGAGCTGCTTAGCTATCAGGTGGCGGGTTATATCCTTAAATCGGAGAAACAGGCCGTGCTCATGGAACTGATGCGCTCGATTAAGGAGCGGCTTGACGCCCGGGAGCGGGTTGAACAAGATATCGTCAGCCGAGCCCAGCAATATGTAAGCGAGCACTTCGCGACGGCGAATTTGCGAAATGCCGCTGCGTATGTACACGTAAGCGTCCCATACCTGAGCCGCACCTTTAAGGATCGCAGCGGAATGAACTTTAATGCTTTTCTCCTAGACGTCAAGTTGCGCAGAGCGGAAAAGCTGCTGGAGAACAGGGACCGCCGCATACACGAAATCGCGGAAGAACTGGGCTATGCCGACACGCAAAGCTTCAATCGCGTGTTCAAGAAGGCGACGGGCATGACGCCCAAGGAATATCAAAAGAATACACACCGCAACACGTTGAGGGAATCAGAATGCTGA
- a CDS encoding family 78 glycoside hydrolase catalytic domain encodes MHIRHLRTCHLLNPLGFQIDRPVFSFTVESSASRRLTRCRIEVAYDPAFSEPVFDSGWRTDISPCAFEADFHPQPLTRYYWRVKATDETGACAVSDTVFFEMGKAGTPWNAQWITAPSCSHPLFLRKFSLPSAKIRSARIYLCGLGLYELYVNGRRVGDEYLCPHCNNYDLWLQTQTFDLTDALIPGQNSVSVLLGEGWYKGRFSSRMRSALFGDQYALIAELHIVLSDGTKVDISTDTAWRFAPSPILSSSIYDGEIADARRLSLLSDETCWQNAAPLSLGTDRLADRFSPPVTVHERISSPALLHTKRGETVLDFGQNMAGWVEFDSALPDGGHVTFQYGEVLQDGCFYRENLRTAKAEYTYVSDGVPRHVRPHFTFYGFRYVKVMGDLYALSGINACVLHSALDRTGYIETSDAKVNRLFQNALWGQKSNFIDVPTDCPQRDERMGWTGDAQVFARTACYNMDCAAFYRKYMHDMLLEQGRFQGSVPYMVPEVFRKDIRGIGRDEMSVHGSCAWGDAATIIPWTLYQMYGDRALLKEQFPSMTAWVEYIRRCDEADGAQRLWKTGFHFADWLSLDNPDPNSCAGGTDPYLIASCYYYISAFLTTQAAEVLHEDEAHARYARLAQEVRSALLREYFEDGQLRVRTQTAAALVLSLQIVPPAWEDALIALLREKLAESEGGLTTGFVGTPCICPALSAHGANASAYSLLLREDYPSWLYQVNLGATTIWERWNSLLPDGRISSTGMNSLNHYAYGSIVQWMYETIGGLRPAAPGFRAALIRPQPDPRLSWADVRYRSASGEYRVAWRYHADSIVYDLTIPFHCSAVFIPGAAVLSDILAFDSEFGDAIREVGKGKEIQLALQSGAYRIAVRRNA; translated from the coding sequence ATGCATATCCGACATCTGCGCACCTGCCATCTGCTCAATCCGCTTGGGTTTCAAATCGACCGCCCCGTCTTTTCGTTCACGGTGGAATCCTCCGCCTCCAGGCGGCTGACGCGCTGCCGAATCGAGGTCGCCTATGATCCGGCGTTCAGCGAGCCTGTGTTCGATAGCGGCTGGCGCACGGACATCTCTCCCTGTGCATTTGAAGCAGATTTTCATCCCCAACCGCTTACACGCTACTATTGGCGTGTGAAAGCGACGGACGAAACCGGCGCTTGCGCGGTCTCTGATACGGTGTTTTTCGAAATGGGCAAGGCGGGCACGCCTTGGAACGCGCAGTGGATCACTGCGCCTTCCTGTTCGCATCCGCTCTTTCTCCGGAAATTTTCCCTGCCTTCCGCCAAGATCCGCTCTGCGCGCATCTACCTTTGCGGGCTGGGGCTGTACGAATTGTACGTTAACGGCCGCCGCGTGGGCGACGAATACCTCTGTCCCCATTGCAATAACTACGACCTTTGGCTTCAAACGCAGACCTTCGACCTGACGGACGCGCTCATTCCCGGTCAAAATAGCGTGTCGGTCCTTCTCGGAGAAGGCTGGTATAAGGGGCGTTTCAGTTCGCGCATGCGCAGCGCGCTCTTTGGCGACCAGTATGCCCTGATCGCGGAACTGCACATCGTTTTGAGCGATGGAACCAAAGTCGACATTTCTACGGATACTGCGTGGCGCTTCGCCCCCTCCCCGATTCTTTCCAGCAGCATTTACGACGGAGAAATTGCCGACGCTCGCCGCCTTTCCCTTCTGTCCGATGAAACCTGTTGGCAAAACGCAGCGCCTCTTTCTCTCGGTACCGATCGGCTTGCCGACCGATTCAGTCCGCCCGTAACCGTTCATGAGCGCATTTCTTCGCCGGCCCTCCTTCATACAAAACGCGGGGAAACCGTGCTTGATTTCGGCCAAAATATGGCGGGATGGGTCGAATTCGACAGCGCTCTTCCCGACGGCGGGCATGTCACCTTCCAATACGGCGAGGTCTTACAGGATGGTTGTTTTTATCGTGAAAACCTTCGTACCGCCAAGGCGGAGTACACGTACGTCTCGGACGGCGTCCCGCGCCATGTGCGCCCGCACTTTACGTTTTACGGATTTCGGTACGTCAAAGTAATGGGTGACCTTTACGCTCTCTCGGGGATAAACGCCTGCGTACTCCATTCGGCGCTGGACCGAACGGGATATATTGAGACGAGCGACGCTAAGGTCAACCGGCTTTTTCAAAACGCGCTTTGGGGACAAAAGAGCAACTTCATCGACGTGCCGACGGACTGCCCGCAGCGTGATGAACGGATGGGCTGGACGGGAGACGCACAGGTCTTCGCCCGTACGGCGTGCTATAATATGGACTGCGCGGCCTTTTACCGCAAGTACATGCACGACATGCTGCTCGAGCAGGGGCGTTTTCAGGGGTCTGTTCCCTACATGGTGCCCGAAGTATTCAGGAAGGACATCCGTGGAATCGGCCGCGACGAGATGAGCGTCCATGGCTCCTGTGCGTGGGGGGACGCGGCCACCATCATCCCCTGGACGCTCTATCAGATGTACGGCGACCGCGCGCTGTTGAAGGAGCAGTTTCCTTCCATGACAGCCTGGGTGGAATACATCCGACGCTGCGACGAAGCAGACGGCGCGCAGCGGCTATGGAAGACGGGCTTTCACTTCGCCGACTGGCTTTCCCTGGACAACCCCGACCCAAACAGCTGCGCAGGGGGAACGGATCCCTATCTTATCGCTTCGTGCTATTATTATATCTCCGCCTTTCTCACCACACAGGCCGCCGAGGTTCTTCACGAGGACGAGGCGCACGCGCGATACGCCCGCCTCGCGCAAGAGGTGCGCAGCGCCCTGCTGCGCGAATACTTTGAAGACGGTCAGTTGCGGGTTCGCACGCAGACGGCCGCAGCGCTCGTCCTTTCCCTGCAAATCGTACCGCCAGCCTGGGAGGACGCTTTAATTGCTCTGCTTCGTGAAAAGCTCGCCGAATCCGAAGGTGGGCTAACCACCGGTTTCGTCGGCACGCCGTGCATTTGCCCTGCGCTATCCGCGCATGGCGCCAACGCGTCCGCCTATTCCCTCCTCTTGCGCGAGGATTACCCCAGCTGGCTCTATCAGGTCAATTTGGGCGCCACGACCATTTGGGAGCGCTGGAACTCTCTGCTGCCCGACGGACGCATAAGCAGCACGGGGATGAATAGCCTCAACCATTACGCCTATGGCTCCATCGTCCAATGGATGTATGAGACCATCGGCGGGCTCCGCCCTGCGGCTCCCGGCTTCCGCGCCGCGCTGATTCGTCCCCAGCCAGACCCGCGTCTTTCCTGGGCCGACGTGCGCTACCGCTCCGCCTCTGGCGAGTATCGGGTGGCGTGGCGCTATCACGCCGACTCCATCGTGTACGATCTCACGATCCCCTTTCATTGCAGCGCTGTCTTTATTCCAGGCGCGGCGGTTTTATCCGACATTCTCGCGTTCGACTCGGAGTTCGGCGACGCAATCCGTGAGGTTGGGAAGGGGAAAGAAATTCAACTGGCGCTACAATCCGGCGCATATCGCATTGCAGTACGGCGAAACGCTTAA
- a CDS encoding cupin domain-containing protein produces MKKLKADGGWTEETEICTRQWRAAVVQSENYPHLHSPCRIERHLDTDELFVVLGGLLAVGVAESGEGSVRWMRLTAGETVCVPRGVWHSSYAQAPSTYLLVEDSDTGPQNTEEIIRFIPKMED; encoded by the coding sequence ATGAAAAAACTGAAAGCAGACGGCGGCTGGACGGAAGAAACAGAAATTTGTACCCGACAATGGCGGGCTGCCGTCGTCCAAAGCGAGAACTACCCGCATTTGCACAGCCCTTGCAGGATCGAACGGCACCTGGACACAGACGAACTGTTTGTCGTGTTAGGCGGCCTCCTCGCCGTGGGCGTCGCAGAATCCGGCGAGGGCAGTGTCCGCTGGATGCGTTTGACTGCGGGAGAGACCGTCTGCGTGCCCAGGGGTGTCTGGCATAGCAGCTATGCGCAGGCACCCAGCACGTATCTCCTCGTAGAAGATTCGGATACGGGACCGCAGAATACGGAGGAAATCATACGATTTATCCCGAAAATGGAGGATTAA
- a CDS encoding beta-propeller fold lactonase family protein: MEQIVCHEPDFRAAPNYYVFRGTEISGGGHRHQRPQMSGGYVYVSACADECIHVLRVHGERMERAADIKVKGGPRTLVFSRNGKYMYVATQSGEVAFFTREDAAHPREQVRLTADQRLCNLCLSPDENTLIGTSYCGGQVECWELEGQSAGRHTLVRTAFAAHCAVFMDERRFAVVHPDTRRLYYMTLDAPGSVQIAGFCEMQYDLRHLVHKAGTDWYYGITYEDNAICALRRSGGTLHLESALSSLPDGFAGYSIGSDIQLGNDGYLYAANRGADDIVVCRAEGARIRKLGFINVDPEPISFCLNEEGNTLYAAGKLSGRLYACRLSSDHRSVERKMTLDVGREVLWIAYRSDKK; the protein is encoded by the coding sequence ATGGAACAAATTGTTTGCCATGAGCCTGATTTCCGTGCTGCCCCCAATTATTATGTTTTTCGTGGCACAGAAATATCTGGTGGAGGGCATCGCCACCAGCGGCCTCAAATGAGCGGGGGGTACGTTTATGTATCGGCCTGTGCGGATGAATGTATCCACGTTCTGCGGGTACACGGAGAACGAATGGAGCGGGCGGCGGATATCAAGGTGAAAGGCGGCCCGCGTACGCTCGTCTTTTCGCGCAACGGCAAATACATGTACGTGGCTACGCAGTCGGGCGAGGTGGCTTTCTTTACAAGGGAGGATGCAGCGCACCCGCGGGAACAGGTGAGACTGACCGCGGATCAGAGGTTATGTAACCTGTGCCTTTCACCGGACGAAAACACACTGATCGGCACGAGCTATTGCGGCGGGCAGGTGGAATGCTGGGAGCTGGAGGGGCAGAGCGCCGGCAGGCATACGCTCGTAAGGACTGCGTTTGCGGCGCATTGCGCCGTATTTATGGATGAACGTCGCTTTGCGGTCGTCCATCCGGATACACGAAGGCTCTATTACATGACGCTCGATGCGCCGGGGAGCGTACAGATAGCCGGATTTTGCGAAATGCAGTACGACCTGAGACACCTCGTGCACAAAGCGGGAACGGACTGGTATTACGGCATCACTTATGAGGACAACGCAATCTGCGCTCTCAGACGTTCCGGCGGTACGCTTCATCTAGAATCCGCTCTATCCTCGCTGCCGGACGGCTTTGCCGGATATAGCATCGGGTCGGACATTCAGCTTGGAAATGACGGGTACCTTTACGCTGCGAACCGGGGGGCCGATGACATCGTTGTTTGCAGGGCAGAAGGGGCGCGAATTCGGAAGCTAGGCTTTATAAACGTCGATCCGGAGCCCATCAGTTTTTGTCTTAATGAAGAAGGAAATACGCTGTATGCGGCGGGAAAACTGAGTGGAAGACTTTATGCCTGCCGTTTGAGTTCGGACCACAGAAGCGTAGAAAGAAAGATGACCTTGGACGTGGGGCGCGAAGTGCTGTGGATTGCCTATAGGAGTGATAAAAAATGA
- a CDS encoding carbohydrate ABC transporter permease, translating into MTHKKLLMRACKRLSLNVVLILLSLVFIYPFIWLLLGCFKSNQEIFSDSLGLPASFDFSVFSEGWKGSGQFTYGRFFLNTFEVVIPVVLLTLASALFVAYGFARFHFKWKSFFFTLMISTMMLPASVILIPRYMMFSQMGWIDTYLPLIVPTMFGGGPFFIFLLIQFLRGLPRELDEAAIIDGCGSFKTLVYVLLPLCVPALFSAGVFQFMWTWNDFFNQLIYINSVSKYTLSLGLRMSLDTTTNVQWNKLFAMSLISVLPPIIMFFVAQKYLVEGIATSGLK; encoded by the coding sequence ATGACACACAAAAAACTGCTTATGCGGGCATGCAAGCGCCTCTCGCTCAATGTGGTTCTGATCCTTTTAAGCCTCGTATTCATTTATCCTTTCATCTGGTTGCTGCTGGGCTGTTTTAAGTCCAACCAGGAGATTTTCAGCGATTCGCTGGGCCTTCCTGCTTCGTTTGATTTCAGCGTGTTCAGCGAGGGCTGGAAGGGAAGCGGGCAATTTACATACGGTCGATTTTTCCTCAATACGTTTGAGGTCGTAATCCCGGTCGTGCTGTTGACGCTTGCCTCGGCGCTGTTCGTAGCCTACGGCTTCGCGCGGTTTCATTTCAAGTGGAAATCGTTCTTCTTTACGCTGATGATTTCGACGATGATGCTACCTGCCTCCGTTATCCTCATTCCCCGGTATATGATGTTCAGCCAGATGGGCTGGATTGACACGTACCTTCCGCTGATCGTACCTACGATGTTCGGCGGAGGCCCGTTCTTCATCTTCCTCCTGATTCAGTTTCTTCGAGGTCTGCCTCGAGAACTGGATGAAGCCGCAATCATCGACGGATGTGGAAGCTTCAAGACACTCGTATATGTACTGCTGCCTCTGTGCGTACCGGCGCTCTTTTCTGCCGGGGTGTTTCAGTTTATGTGGACGTGGAACGATTTCTTCAATCAGCTCATCTATATCAACTCGGTGTCCAAGTACACGCTGTCGCTGGGGCTTCGTATGTCGCTTGATACGACCACCAACGTGCAATGGAACAAATTGTTTGCCATGAGCCTGATTTCCGTGCTGCCCCCAATTATTATGTTTTTCGTGGCACAGAAATATCTGGTGGAGGGCATCGCCACCAGCGGCCTCAAATGA
- a CDS encoding sugar ABC transporter permease, with product MQEEDVMVARRTAVAVQRRAFFSKQDVGLLYIAPWFIGFLIFMLYPMIQSLIYCFFDFNFLSSMKYVGLQNFQRVFKHKDFAKSVKATLTFVLFAVPGKLIVALLLAMLLNNKLKMVNVFRTLFYLPSIVGGSVAVGILWRLMFAKQGLINTLLATLGLSGHAWLGDPKTAIYIICLLPMWQVGSSMVTFLAALKQVPDYLYEAAMIDGAGRLRRFFQITLPMISPIVLFNLVMQVISGFQEFATPMIVTAGGPIKTTYLYAMFIYEQAFLELKMGFASALSWVLFAVILVFTALIFCTSAKWTFYEDGGKGV from the coding sequence ATGCAGGAGGAGGATGTTATGGTTGCCCGACGCACGGCCGTTGCGGTGCAGCGCAGAGCCTTTTTTTCCAAACAAGATGTAGGCCTGCTGTATATCGCCCCATGGTTTATCGGTTTTCTGATTTTTATGCTGTATCCCATGATCCAGTCGCTGATCTACTGCTTTTTTGATTTCAATTTTCTGAGCAGTATGAAGTACGTCGGCCTGCAAAACTTTCAAAGAGTTTTCAAGCACAAGGACTTTGCAAAGTCCGTCAAGGCGACGCTGACATTTGTACTGTTTGCGGTTCCCGGGAAGCTTATTGTAGCGCTGTTGCTGGCAATGCTTCTCAACAACAAGCTGAAAATGGTAAACGTTTTCCGAACGCTCTTTTACCTGCCGTCTATCGTCGGCGGTTCGGTCGCGGTAGGAATTCTTTGGCGGTTGATGTTCGCCAAACAGGGGCTTATCAATACGCTGCTTGCAACGCTAGGCTTATCTGGGCACGCGTGGCTGGGAGATCCGAAGACGGCGATATATATCATCTGTTTGCTGCCCATGTGGCAGGTAGGCTCCTCGATGGTGACCTTCCTCGCGGCGCTCAAGCAGGTGCCGGACTATCTCTATGAGGCGGCGATGATCGATGGGGCCGGGCGCCTGCGCCGGTTCTTTCAAATCACGCTGCCTATGATATCGCCGATTGTCCTGTTTAACCTCGTCATGCAAGTCATCAGCGGTTTTCAGGAGTTTGCAACCCCCATGATCGTGACAGCTGGTGGGCCCATCAAGACGACCTACCTGTACGCCATGTTTATCTACGAACAAGCCTTTTTGGAACTCAAGATGGGCTTTGCCTCGGCGCTTTCGTGGGTGCTGTTCGCGGTGATCCTCGTATTTACGGCGCTTATCTTCTGTACGTCGGCTAAATGGACGTTTTATGAGGATGGAGGAAAAGGCGTATGA
- a CDS encoding extracellular solute-binding protein, with protein sequence MKKRNAKFALTLVCVLLLSSLSCFAAAEDGPVTLRFMWWGSDARHEATLKVIDDYMALHPDVKIEAEYGTDDGYYQKLTTQLASGTEPDIVQIVAEWFAPLAGDGSTFAELDNGQIDTAGFDQAYISSVCTVDGHLRALPTGIGGQIMAVNTSFFEQYGIPLDTKWNWDNLMEWGRKIHEQNSEAYLLGGFYGDDSTPVGIVLKFHVLQQLGIGPWVSDDYELGFTVETLANTYRYFLELIDEGVFQPLDETIVAMTPLENMRWVEGNVGMMHAMTSTISSFEVEGFNVDVANCPVAEDAKDSGFGVTPTQLLTVSANCKHPEAARDFLNYFYNDPQAIQTLKEVRGSQPTSGGAAVLAEAGLVSERNAKAMDICRATASKYTTMVGFLTEFNVPYCDITNEVLFGEITPEEGAQRLVDEYTEIIAQFKAKQ encoded by the coding sequence GTGAAAAAAAGAAATGCAAAGTTTGCGCTTACGCTCGTTTGTGTCCTGCTTCTCTCCTCGTTATCGTGCTTTGCTGCGGCGGAAGACGGACCCGTAACGCTTCGCTTTATGTGGTGGGGAAGCGATGCACGCCATGAGGCGACGTTGAAGGTCATTGACGACTACATGGCGCTGCACCCGGACGTAAAGATCGAGGCCGAATACGGCACGGACGATGGTTATTATCAGAAGCTGACCACGCAGCTTGCGAGCGGCACAGAGCCGGACATTGTACAGATCGTGGCCGAATGGTTTGCGCCTCTGGCGGGCGATGGATCAACCTTTGCCGAACTCGATAACGGCCAGATCGACACAGCCGGGTTTGATCAGGCTTATATCTCATCTGTTTGTACGGTAGACGGGCATCTTCGCGCGCTGCCGACGGGCATCGGCGGTCAGATCATGGCGGTCAATACGTCCTTTTTTGAGCAGTATGGCATTCCGCTCGACACGAAGTGGAATTGGGATAACCTGATGGAGTGGGGGAGGAAGATCCACGAGCAGAATTCGGAGGCATACTTGCTCGGCGGTTTTTATGGCGACGATTCAACCCCCGTTGGCATCGTGCTCAAGTTCCATGTGCTTCAACAGCTGGGAATCGGTCCTTGGGTGAGCGACGACTATGAACTGGGCTTTACGGTCGAGACGCTGGCCAATACGTACAGGTACTTTTTGGAGCTCATCGATGAGGGAGTGTTCCAGCCGTTGGACGAAACGATCGTCGCGATGACCCCACTTGAAAACATGCGTTGGGTCGAAGGCAATGTGGGCATGATGCACGCGATGACTTCAACGATTTCATCGTTTGAGGTGGAGGGATTTAACGTCGACGTGGCCAACTGCCCGGTGGCAGAGGATGCAAAGGACTCCGGTTTCGGCGTCACACCGACTCAGCTGCTCACAGTGTCCGCGAATTGCAAGCACCCTGAAGCCGCGCGGGACTTTCTGAATTACTTCTACAATGATCCGCAGGCGATTCAAACACTCAAGGAGGTCCGCGGTTCGCAGCCGACCAGCGGCGGCGCGGCTGTGCTCGCAGAGGCCGGACTAGTCAGCGAGCGCAACGCGAAAGCAATGGACATTTGTCGGGCAACTGCGTCCAAGTACACGACGATGGTCGGCTTCCTGACAGAGTTCAACGTGCCCTACTGCGATATTACCAATGAGGTGCTGTTTGGGGAGATAACGCCGGAAGAGGGTGCTCAAAGGCTCGTCGACGAATACACCGAGATTATCGCGCAATTTAAGGCGAAACAATAA